One genomic segment of Equus quagga isolate Etosha38 chromosome 20, UCLA_HA_Equagga_1.0, whole genome shotgun sequence includes these proteins:
- the OTUB2 gene encoding ubiquitin thioesterase OTUB2: MSETSFNLISEKCDILSILRDHPENRIYQRKIQELSKRFVAIRKTKGDGNCFYRALGYSYLESLLGKSREILKFKERVLQTPNDLLAAGFEEHKFRNFFNAFYSVVELVEKDGSVSSLLKVFNDQSASDRIVQFLRLLTSAFIRNRADFFRHFIDEEMDIKDFCTHEVEPMAMECDHIQITALSQALNIALQVEYVDEMDTALNHHVFPEAAIPSVYLLYKTSHYNILYAADKR, encoded by the exons AGTGAAACATCGTTCAACCTAATATCAGAAAAATGTGACATTCTCTCAATTCTCCGGGATCATCCTGAGAACAGGATTTACCAGAGGAAAATCCAG gAACTCAGCAAAAGGTTCGTGGCCATCCGCAAGACCAAGGGGGATGGCAACTGCTTCTACCGGGCCCTGGGCTATTCCTACCTGGAGTCTCTgctggggaagagcagagagatCCTGAA GTTCAAAGAGCGCGTGCTGCAGACCCCAAATGACCTCCTGGCTGCTGGCTTTGAGGAGCACAAGTTCCGAAACTTCTTCAATGCT TTTTACAGTGTGGTAGAGCTGGTGGAGAAGGACGGCTCGGTGTCCAGCCTGCTGAAGGTGTTCAACGACCAGAGCGCCTCGGACCGGATCGTGCAGTTCTTGCGCCTGCTCACCTCAGCCTTCATCAGGAACCGTGCAGACTTCTTCCGACACTTCATCGACGAGGAGATGGACATCAAAGACTTCTGCACTCAT GAGGTGGAGCCCATGGCCATGGAGTGTGACCACATCCAGATCACGGCCCTGTCTCAGGCCCTGAACATCGCGCTGCAGGTGGAGTACGTGGACGAGATGGACACGGCCCTGAACCACCACGTGTTCCCTGAGGCTGCCATCCCTTCCGTTTACCTGCTCTATAAAACATCCCACTACAACATCCTTTATGCAGCCGATAAACGTTGA